One genomic segment of Hordeum vulgare subsp. vulgare chromosome 2H, MorexV3_pseudomolecules_assembly, whole genome shotgun sequence includes these proteins:
- the LOC123427957 gene encoding kinesin-like protein KIN-14H, which translates to MASSLTPRSQFQKKENLGNARRGMGYNAPPRRNVLSAINNGGGANADPAPSEAGSEAPAFEFSGRDDVDRLLNEKMKGKSKNDYKGRTEQMSEYIKRLRACIRWLVELEDGYLAEQEKLRGQIDSDNARHAEFEAQLSGALEELKAANLEMTTRCDSLEESLNKEKAARLLAVESYEKEREERESAEASRDVLTVDLERVTHEAKRFSEQLKMVQDTNKRLQEYNSSLQQYNSNLQADTSKNGEIISKLQREKSAMMEAMTNLKDLNNSMKNQLDSSMSSQKEAIRVKEELRKEVECLRADLQQVREDRDQSVAQLNTLTAELATYSEQAKKSSKDSELLQIKAAAFEETCSSQQEQIETLQKQLAVATEKLKHADVTAIEAMTGYETQKVTIKDLEERLAHAEFQIIEADKLRKKLHNTILELKGNIRVFCRVRPFLSDTDSNGQEEAIISYPSSVENAGRGIDLINQGQRCSFSYDKVFDHSASQDDVFVEMSQLVQSALDGYKVCIFAYGQTGSGKTYTMMGKPGRDQKGIIPRSLEQIFKTSQSLETQGWKYCMQASMLEIYNETIRDLLAPGRSSSEMPGGKQYTIKHDSQGNTTVSDLTTTNVFSTADVTSLLEKASHSRSVGKTQMNEQSSRSHFVFTLKIFGSNESTGQQVQGVLNLIDLAGSERLTKSGATGDRLKETQAINKSLSALSDVIFAIAKNDDHVPFRNSKLTYLLQPCLGGDSKTLMFVNVSPEATSAGETLCSLRFASRVNACEIGVARRQTQSKSSSSDNSNRLSYG; encoded by the exons ATGGCGTCCTCCCTCACGCCGCGCAGCCAATTCCAG AAGAAGGAGAACCTGGGGAACGCGCGGAGGGGGATGGGCTACAACGCGCCGCCGCGCCGCAACGTGCTCTCGGCCATCAACAACGGCGGCGGCGCCAACGCCGACCCGGCGCCCTCCGAGGCCGGCTCCGAGGCGCCCGCCTTCGAGTTCAGCGGGAGGGACGACGTGGACCGCCTGCTCAACGAGAAGATGAAGGGCAAGTCCAAGAACGACTACAAG GGGAGGACGGAGCAGATGAGCGAGTACATCAAGAGGCTCAGGGCCTGCATCCGCTGGCTGGTGGAGCTGGAAGACGGCTACTTGGCCGAGCAGGAGAAGCTCCGGGGGCAGATTGATTCAGACAATGCTCGTCACGCGGAGTTTG AGGCTCAGCTCAGTGGCGCGCTTGAAGAGTTGAAAGCTGCAAACTTGGAGATGACAACACGGTGCGACTCACTGGAGGAGAGCCTGAACAAGGAGAAGGCCGCCAGGCTG CTTGCTGTGGAATCCTATGAGAAGGAAAGAGAAGAAAGGGAATCAGCCGAGGCTTCACGGGATGTACTGACGGTCGATCTTGAAAGGGTCACTCATGAGGCAAAGCGGTTTAGTGAGCAG CTAAAAATGGTCCAAGACACCAACAAAAGACTTCAGGAATACAACTCCAGCTTGCAGCAATACAACAGTAATCTTCAAGCTGATACATCTAagaatggagaaatcatctcgaaGCTGCAAAGGGAGAAGAGTGCAATGATGGAAGCCATGACTAATCTGAAAGATCTCAACAACTCAATGAAGAACCAGTTGGATTCATCCATG TCCTCCCAGAAAGAAGCAATTAGAGTGAAAGAAGAACTTAGAAAAGAAGTAGAGTGCCTCAGAGCTGATTTAcaacaagttagagaagatcgtgATCAGTCTGTTGCTCAACTGAATACCTTGACCGCTGAACTGGCCACTTACAGCGAACAGGCTAAAAAGTCTTCAAAAGACTCTGAACTTTTGCAAATAAAAGCGGCAGCCTTTGAG GAAACATGCAGTTCACAGCAAGAGCAAATTGAAACATTGCAGAAGCAGCTTGCAGTTGCAACCGAGAAGTTGAAG CATGCTGATGTGACTGCAATTGAGGCGATGACAGGATATGAAACGCAGAAAGTGACAATTAAAGATCTGGAAGAGCGTTTGGCACATGCAGAGTTTCAAATCATTGAAGCTGACAAGCTACGAAAGAAGCTGCATAACACCATCTTG GAACTAAAAGGCAATATCAGAGTATTTTGTAGGGTTCGACCCTTTTTATCGGACACTGATTCTAATGGTCAGGAAGAAGCCATTATTTCTTATCCATCATCTGTGGAAAATGCTGGGCGTGGTATAGATTTAATAAATCAAG GCCAGAGATGTTCTTTTTCATATGACAAGGTTTTCGATCACAGCGCTTCGCAAGATGATGTGTTTGTGGAAATGTCACAGCTAGTTCAAAGTGCGCTTGACGGATACAAG GTATGCATATTTGCATATGGTCAGACAGGGTCAGGTAAAACTTATACAATGATGGGTAAGCCAGGCCGTGATCAGAAAGGTATCATACCTCGATCTTTGGAGCAAATTTTCAAGACCAGTCAGTCTCTAGAAACCCAGGGATGGAAGTATTGTATGCAG GCATCAATGTTGGAAATATACAATGAGACAATTCGTGACTTGTTAGCGCCAGGCCGCTCCAGCAGTGAGATGCCTGGCGGTAAACAATACACAATAAAGCATGATTCCCAGGGAAACACAACGGTCTCCGATCTTACTACTACAAATGTGTTCAGCACTGCTGATGTGACGTCTCTTCTAGAGAAAGCATCCCATAGCAG GTCTGTAGGTAAGACCCAAATGAACGAGCAATCTTCCCGGAGTCATTTTGTCTTTACACTAAAGATATTTGGATCAAATGAG AGCACAGGCCAACAAGTACAAGGTGTACTGAACTTGATTGATTTGGCCGGGAGTGAGCGTCTTACTAAAAGTGGTGCAACAGGCGATCGCTTGAAGGAAACTCAG GCCATCAACAAAAGCCTGTCAGCTCTCAGCGATGTTATCTTTGCGATTGCGAAGAACGACGACCACGTACCCTTCAGGAACTCGAAGCTCACGTACCTCTTGCAG CCTTGCCTTGGCGGGGACTCCAAGACGCTCATGTTTGTCAACGTCTCGCCCGAGGCGACCTCGGCCGGGGAGACGCTCTGTTCCCTGAGGTTCGCGTCGAGGGTGAACGCATGCGAGATCGGGGTGGCGAGACGGCAGACGCAGTCCAAGTCCTCATCATCGGATAACAGTAACAGGCTGAGCTACGGGTGA